One Diospyros lotus cultivar Yz01 chromosome 1, ASM1463336v1, whole genome shotgun sequence genomic window carries:
- the LOC127794305 gene encoding zinc finger CCCH domain-containing protein 54-like — MLNSDNPAFYEFSEQELARIDPRRYPSLFDRTIYESDEFRMYGFKIKRCPRTRSHDWTQCPYAHCGERARRRDPRRYNYAAVACPDYREDGDCIRGDACPFAHGVFEYWLHPDKYRTRPCNAGESCERKVCFFAHSLAELRHRRNGHRRLLAIDEPELGRSRRQRREASASSVAEQRPSEGTSTRGNNPDFLASLSGLTIRRGYHQRARGVQCQSEQQMINAPDIGWIADLLNE, encoded by the coding sequence ATGTTGAACTCTGACAACCCAGCTTTCTATGAATTCTCTGAACAGGAGCTTGCCCGGATCGACCCTCGTCGGTACCCCTCTCTCTTTGACAGGACCATATACGAATCCGATGAATTTCGGATGTATGGTTTTAAGATTAAGCGGTGTCCGAGAACGAGGAGTCACGACTGGACACAGTGTCCCTATGCCCACTGCGGCGAGAGGGCTCGCCGCCGCGACCCTCGGAGGTACAATTACGCAGCCGTGGCCTGCCCAGATTACCGCGAGGACGGAGATTGCATAAGGGGCGACGCCTGCCCGTTTGCTCATGGGGTCTTCGAGTACTGGCTACACCCCGACAAGTACCGTACTCGCCCATGCAATGCCGGTGAGTCATGCGAGAGAAAGGTTTGTTTCTTCGCGCACTCACTAGCCGAGCTCAGGCACCGCCGCAATGGGCATCGCCGACTCTTAGCCATTGATGAACCAGAATTGGGAAGAAGTCGGCGCCAGAGAAGAGAAGCCTCGGCGTCATCAGTGGCAGAGCAGCGGCCAAGTGAGGGTACTTCTACGCGGGGaaacaaccctgattttctTGCGAGCTTAAGTGGCTTGACGATCAGGCGAGGCTATCATCAAAGGGCTAGGGGAGTTCAGTGCCAGTCCGAGCAACAAATGATTAATGCTCCTGATATAGGGTGGATAGCTGATCTCCTGAATGAATAA